A single genomic interval of Vicia villosa cultivar HV-30 ecotype Madison, WI unplaced genomic scaffold, Vvil1.0 ctg.000060F_1_1, whole genome shotgun sequence harbors:
- the LOC131623357 gene encoding probable phospholipid-transporting ATPase 4 isoform X1: protein MAKGRIRARLRRSHFYTFGCLRPPTTEEGPHPLQGPGFSRTVHCNQSHLHEKRPFYYCKNDISTTKYNVLTFFPKALFEQFRRVANIYFLLAACLSTSSISPFSALSMIAPLAFVVGLSMAKEALEDSRRFVQDVKVNRRKVNHHKGDGVFGHRSWQNIMVGDVVKVEKDKFFPADMLLLSSSYEDGICYVETMNLDGETNLKVKRSLESTLALDTDATFKDFSGTIRCEDPNPNLYTFVGNLEYERQVYPLDPSQILLRDSKLRNTEYIYGVVIFTGHDSKVMQNSTRSPSKRSTVEKKMDYIIYTLFTVLIFISVISTIGFIVKTEFQITKWWYLRPDNIESQYDPRQVGVAGLSHLITALILYGYLIPISLYVSIEVVKVLQATFINQDIQMYDEETGTPADARTSNLNEELGQVDTILSDKTGTLTCNQMDFLKCSIAGAPYGACSSEVELAAAKQIASDLEEDSDLSNFPMPNKKRHVSWENLGKADEIELETVVTSKGDEDERQTIKGFGFEDDRLMNGNWLQEPNPDDILLFFRILAVCHTAIPELNEETGGFTYEAESPDEGAFLVAAREFGFEFFRRTQSSIFTHERISTSGEVIEREYKLLNLLDFTSKRKRMSVIVRDEEGQLFLLCKGADSIIFDRLSKNGKMYLEATTKHLNDYGEAGLRTLALAYRRLEEKEYSDWNNEFQKAKSAVGADREAMLEQVSEVMEKDLILVGATAIEDKLQKGVPECIDKLAQAGLKLWVLTGDKMETAINIGFSCSLLRQGMKQICITTNPDSAPNDVKQFFCLTPQAIKDNILNQITNATQMIKLEKDPHAAFALIIDGKTLTYALEDDVKHQFLGLAVDCASVICCRVSPKQKAMVTRLVKEGTGKTTLAIGDGANDVGMIQEADIGVGISGVEGMQAVMASDFSIAQFRFLERLIVVHGHWCYKRIAQMICYFFYKNIAFGLTIFFFEAFTGFSGQSVYEDWYMILFNVVLTSLPVISLGVFEQDVSSEVCLQFPALYQQGPKNLFFDWYRILGWMANGVYSSLIIFFLTVSIFYDRAFRIDGQTADMGAVGTTMFTGIVWAVNCQIALTMSHFTWIQHLFVWGSITTWYIFLAIYGTLSPDYSKSAHQLLAEALGPAPIYWSTTLLVTVTCILPYLVHISYQRCFNPMDHHIIQEIKHYKKDIEDQHMWTRESSKARQETKIGFTARVEAKIRQLKGKLQKKQSFLTAMSPLRT from the exons ATGGCAAAAGGGAGGATAAGGGCGAGGCTTCGACGGAGCCATTTTTACACATTTGGTTGTCTTCGGCCTCCTACCACTGAAGAGGGTCCTCATCCACTTCAAGGTCCTGGGTTCTCGCGAACGGTGCACTGCAACCAGTCTCACCTCCATGAGAAGAGACCTTTTTATTACTGCAAGAATGATATTTCCACGACCAAATATAATGTGCTTACATTTTTTCCTAAGGCACTTTTTGAACAGTTTCGTAGAGTTGCTAATATTTACTTTCTTTTGGCTGCATGCCTCTCAACCTCTTCTATTTCACCTTTTAGTGCACTCAGTATGATTGCCCCTTTGGCATTTGTTGTTGGGCTTAGTATGGCAAAGGAAGCATTGGAAGATTCGCGGAGGTTCGTTCAGGATGTTAAAGTTAACCGCCGAAAAGTTAATCACCATAAAGGCGATGGTGTTTTTGGACACAGGTCATGGCAGAACATTATGGTTGGGGATGTAGTAAAAGTAGAAAAGGATAAGTTTTTTCCAGCTGATATGCTTCTCTTGTCATCAAGTTATGAGGATGGGATATGCTATGTGGAGACAATGAATTTAGATGGTGAGACCaacttgaaggtaaaaagatctTTGGAGTCTACCTTGGCCCTGGATACTGATGCGACTTTTAAGGATTTCTCTGGAACAATAAGATGTGAAGACCCAAACCCCAACCTTTACACTTTTGTTGGAAACTTAGAGTATGAACGCCAGGTTTATCCTCTCGATCCTAGTCAAATTCTCCTCCGAGATTCTAAGCTCAGGAACACAGAATACATCTATGGAGTGGTCATTTTCACTGGTCATGACAGTAAAGTCATGCAGAATTCCACAAGATCCCCTTCAAAAAGGAGCACAGTAGAAAAGAAGATGGATTATATCATATACACTCTCTTCACTGTCCTTATCTTTATATCTGTCATTAGTACCATAGGATTTATTGTCAAGACTGAATTCCAAATCACAAAGTGGTGGTACTTACGCCCTGACAATATTGAATCTCAGTATGATCCCCGGCAAGTTGGAGTGGCTGGGTTGAGTCATTTGATTACTGCTCTGATTCTCTATGGATATTTGATACCCATCTCACTTTATGTTTCAATTGAGGTTGTGAAGGTTTTACAGGCAACCTTCATTAACCAGGACATTCAAATGTATGATGAAGAAACCGGAACTCCAGCTGACGCACGGACTTCAAATTTGAATGAAGAGTTGGGTCAGGTGGATACAATTCTCTCCGATAAAACTGGAACGTTGACGTGCAATCAGATGGACTTTTTGAAATGCTCTATTGCTGGTGCTCCATATGGTGCATGTTCTAGTGAAGTTGAGCTTGCTGCAGCAAAGCAGATAGCTTCTGATCTTGAGGAGGATTCAGATCTCTCCAATTTCCCGATGCCTAATAAGAAACGGCATGTCTCATGGGAGAATCTTGGAAAAGCCGACGAAATTGAACTAGAGACTGTTGTTACTTCCAAAGGTGACGAGGATGAAAGGCAAACCATAAAGGGATTTGGTTTTGAAGACGATCGTCTCATGAATGGTAATTGGTTGCAAGAGCCCAATCCCGatgacattttattatttttccgaATACTTGCTGTTTGCCATACTGCCATTCCTGAGCTGAATGAGGAGACAGGTGGTTTTACATATGAAGCCGAGTCTCCAGATGAAGGGGCTTTTCTCGTAGCAGCAAGAGAATTTGGCTTTGAGTTTTTTAGGAGGACTCAGTCAAGTATTTTCACACATGAAAGAATATCTACTTCAGGAGAAGTGATTGAAAG GGAGTACAAACTCTTGAATCTACTAGATTTCACAAGTAAAAGAAAGCGTATGTCAGTGATTGTCCGTGATGAGGAGGGCCAACTTTTTCTTCTATGCAAGGGGGCTGACAG TATCATATTTGATCGTTTGTCCAAGAATGGAAAAATGTATTTGGAGGCTACTACCAAACATTTAAATGATTATGGAGAAGCAGGTTTGCGAACACTGGCTCTGGCCTATAGAAGGCTTGAAGAGAAAGAGTACTCGGATTGGAACAATGAGTTTCAGAAAGCTAAATCAGCTGTTGGGGCTGATAGAGAGGCAATGCTTGAGCAGGTatcagaggttatggaaaaagaCTTGATTCTTGTTGGGGCTACTGCCATAGAAGACAAATTGCAGAAAGGG GTTCCTGAGTGCATTGATAAACTTGCTCAAGCTGGTCTCAAGCTTTGGGTATTGACGGGAGATAAGATGGAAACTGCAATTAACATTGG ATTTTCCTGCAGTTTGCTTCGACAGGGCATGAAGCAGATCTGTATAACTACAAATCCAGACTCAGCACCCAATGATGTCAAACAG TTCTTTTGCTTAACACCGCAGGCCATCAAGGACAACATATTGAATCAAATCACCAATGCTACACAAATGATAAAGCTGGAGAAGGATCCTCATGCAGCATTTGCTTTAATTATTGATGGAAAAACACTGACATATGCTTTAGAAGATGACGTGAAGCACCAGTTTTTGGGACTGGCAGTTGATTGTGCATCTGTTATCTGTTGTCGGGTGTCTCCCAAGCAAAAGGCAATG GTCACAAGGTTGGTAAAAGAAGGAACTGGGAAGACCACACTCGCAATCGGAGATGGTGCCAATGATGTTGGCATGATACAAGAAGCAGATATTGGTGTTGGAATCAGTGGGGTTGAAGGTATGCAG GCAGTGATGGCTAGTGACTTCTCGATTGCACAATTTCGATTTTTGGAGCGGCTTATAGTTGTCCATGGACACTGGTGTTACAAGAGAATTGCACAGATG ATATGTTATTTCTTCTACAAGAATATAGCATTTGGCCTCACCATATTCTTTTTTGAGGCATTTACTGGCTTCTCTGGCCAATCAGTTTATGAGGACTGGTACATGATATTGTTCAATGTTGTTCTGACATCATTACCCGTCATTTCACTTGGTGTTTTTGAACAAGATGTTTCATCAGAAGTTTGTTTACAG TTTCCAGCATTGTACCAACAAGGaccaaaaaatttgttctttgatTGGTATAGAATATTGGGATGGATGGCCAATGGTGTATATTCCtccctcatcatcttcttcctcactgTCAGCATATTCTACGATCGCGCATTCCGTATTGATGGCCAGACTGCCGACATGGGTGCTGTTGGAACCACAATGTTCACTGGCATCGTCTGGGCCGTCAACTGCCAAATTGCTCTCACAATGAGTCATTTTACATGGATTCAACATCTGTTTGTATGGGGTAGCATAACCACTTGGTACATTTTCCTTGCGATATACGGCACACTTTCTCCTGACTATTCTAAGAGTGCTCACCAGTTACTGGCTGAAGCTCTTGGACCTGCGCCAATTTATTGGTCAACAACACTTTTAGTTACAGTTACATGTATTCTTCCTTATCTTGTACACATATCTTACCAAAGATGTTTTAACCCCATGGATCACCACATTATCCAAGAAATCAAACACTACAAGAAAGACATTGAGGATCAACACATGTGGACGAGGGAGAGTTCCAAAGCCAGACAAGAAACCAAGATTGGGTTCACAGCAAGAGTGGAAGCAAAGATCAGGCAATTGAAGGGAAAGTTGCAGAAAAAACAATCTTTCTTGACTGCTATGTCCCCATTACGTACATAA
- the LOC131623357 gene encoding probable phospholipid-transporting ATPase 4 isoform X2: protein MAKGRIRARLRRSHFYTFGCLRPPTTEEGPHPLQGPGFSRTVHCNQSHLHEKRPFYYCKNDISTTKYNVLTFFPKALFEQFRRVANIYFLLAACLSTSSISPFSALSMIAPLAFVVGLSMAKEALEDSRRFVQDVKVNRRKVNHHKGDGVFGHRSWQNIMVGDVVKVEKDKFFPADMLLLSSSYEDGICYVETMNLDGETNLKVKRSLESTLALDTDATFKDFSGTIRCEDPNPNLYTFVGNLEYERQVYPLDPSQILLRDSKLRNTEYIYGVVIFTGHDSKVMQNSTRSPSKRSTVEKKMDYIIYTLFTVLIFISVISTIGFIVKTEFQITKWWYLRPDNIESQYDPRQVGVAGLSHLITALILYGYLIPISLYVSIEVVKVLQATFINQDIQMYDEETGTPADARTSNLNEELGQVDTILSDKTGTLTCNQMDFLKCSIAGAPYGACSSEVELAAAKQIASDLEEDSDLSNFPMPNKKRHVSWENLGKADEIELETVVTSKGDEDERQTIKGFGFEDDRLMNGNWLQEPNPDDILLFFRILAVCHTAIPELNEETGGFTYEAESPDEGAFLVAAREFGFEFFRRTQSSIFTHERISTSGEVIEREYKLLNLLDFTSKRKRMSVIVRDEEGQLFLLCKGADSIIFDRLSKNGKMYLEATTKHLNDYGEAGLRTLALAYRRLEEKEYSDWNNEFQKAKSAVGADREAMLEQVSEVMEKDLILVGATAIEDKLQKGVPECIDKLAQAGLKLWVLTGDKMETAINIGFSCSLLRQGMKQICITTNPDSAPNDVKQAIKDNILNQITNATQMIKLEKDPHAAFALIIDGKTLTYALEDDVKHQFLGLAVDCASVICCRVSPKQKAMVTRLVKEGTGKTTLAIGDGANDVGMIQEADIGVGISGVEGMQAVMASDFSIAQFRFLERLIVVHGHWCYKRIAQMICYFFYKNIAFGLTIFFFEAFTGFSGQSVYEDWYMILFNVVLTSLPVISLGVFEQDVSSEVCLQFPALYQQGPKNLFFDWYRILGWMANGVYSSLIIFFLTVSIFYDRAFRIDGQTADMGAVGTTMFTGIVWAVNCQIALTMSHFTWIQHLFVWGSITTWYIFLAIYGTLSPDYSKSAHQLLAEALGPAPIYWSTTLLVTVTCILPYLVHISYQRCFNPMDHHIIQEIKHYKKDIEDQHMWTRESSKARQETKIGFTARVEAKIRQLKGKLQKKQSFLTAMSPLRT from the exons ATGGCAAAAGGGAGGATAAGGGCGAGGCTTCGACGGAGCCATTTTTACACATTTGGTTGTCTTCGGCCTCCTACCACTGAAGAGGGTCCTCATCCACTTCAAGGTCCTGGGTTCTCGCGAACGGTGCACTGCAACCAGTCTCACCTCCATGAGAAGAGACCTTTTTATTACTGCAAGAATGATATTTCCACGACCAAATATAATGTGCTTACATTTTTTCCTAAGGCACTTTTTGAACAGTTTCGTAGAGTTGCTAATATTTACTTTCTTTTGGCTGCATGCCTCTCAACCTCTTCTATTTCACCTTTTAGTGCACTCAGTATGATTGCCCCTTTGGCATTTGTTGTTGGGCTTAGTATGGCAAAGGAAGCATTGGAAGATTCGCGGAGGTTCGTTCAGGATGTTAAAGTTAACCGCCGAAAAGTTAATCACCATAAAGGCGATGGTGTTTTTGGACACAGGTCATGGCAGAACATTATGGTTGGGGATGTAGTAAAAGTAGAAAAGGATAAGTTTTTTCCAGCTGATATGCTTCTCTTGTCATCAAGTTATGAGGATGGGATATGCTATGTGGAGACAATGAATTTAGATGGTGAGACCaacttgaaggtaaaaagatctTTGGAGTCTACCTTGGCCCTGGATACTGATGCGACTTTTAAGGATTTCTCTGGAACAATAAGATGTGAAGACCCAAACCCCAACCTTTACACTTTTGTTGGAAACTTAGAGTATGAACGCCAGGTTTATCCTCTCGATCCTAGTCAAATTCTCCTCCGAGATTCTAAGCTCAGGAACACAGAATACATCTATGGAGTGGTCATTTTCACTGGTCATGACAGTAAAGTCATGCAGAATTCCACAAGATCCCCTTCAAAAAGGAGCACAGTAGAAAAGAAGATGGATTATATCATATACACTCTCTTCACTGTCCTTATCTTTATATCTGTCATTAGTACCATAGGATTTATTGTCAAGACTGAATTCCAAATCACAAAGTGGTGGTACTTACGCCCTGACAATATTGAATCTCAGTATGATCCCCGGCAAGTTGGAGTGGCTGGGTTGAGTCATTTGATTACTGCTCTGATTCTCTATGGATATTTGATACCCATCTCACTTTATGTTTCAATTGAGGTTGTGAAGGTTTTACAGGCAACCTTCATTAACCAGGACATTCAAATGTATGATGAAGAAACCGGAACTCCAGCTGACGCACGGACTTCAAATTTGAATGAAGAGTTGGGTCAGGTGGATACAATTCTCTCCGATAAAACTGGAACGTTGACGTGCAATCAGATGGACTTTTTGAAATGCTCTATTGCTGGTGCTCCATATGGTGCATGTTCTAGTGAAGTTGAGCTTGCTGCAGCAAAGCAGATAGCTTCTGATCTTGAGGAGGATTCAGATCTCTCCAATTTCCCGATGCCTAATAAGAAACGGCATGTCTCATGGGAGAATCTTGGAAAAGCCGACGAAATTGAACTAGAGACTGTTGTTACTTCCAAAGGTGACGAGGATGAAAGGCAAACCATAAAGGGATTTGGTTTTGAAGACGATCGTCTCATGAATGGTAATTGGTTGCAAGAGCCCAATCCCGatgacattttattatttttccgaATACTTGCTGTTTGCCATACTGCCATTCCTGAGCTGAATGAGGAGACAGGTGGTTTTACATATGAAGCCGAGTCTCCAGATGAAGGGGCTTTTCTCGTAGCAGCAAGAGAATTTGGCTTTGAGTTTTTTAGGAGGACTCAGTCAAGTATTTTCACACATGAAAGAATATCTACTTCAGGAGAAGTGATTGAAAG GGAGTACAAACTCTTGAATCTACTAGATTTCACAAGTAAAAGAAAGCGTATGTCAGTGATTGTCCGTGATGAGGAGGGCCAACTTTTTCTTCTATGCAAGGGGGCTGACAG TATCATATTTGATCGTTTGTCCAAGAATGGAAAAATGTATTTGGAGGCTACTACCAAACATTTAAATGATTATGGAGAAGCAGGTTTGCGAACACTGGCTCTGGCCTATAGAAGGCTTGAAGAGAAAGAGTACTCGGATTGGAACAATGAGTTTCAGAAAGCTAAATCAGCTGTTGGGGCTGATAGAGAGGCAATGCTTGAGCAGGTatcagaggttatggaaaaagaCTTGATTCTTGTTGGGGCTACTGCCATAGAAGACAAATTGCAGAAAGGG GTTCCTGAGTGCATTGATAAACTTGCTCAAGCTGGTCTCAAGCTTTGGGTATTGACGGGAGATAAGATGGAAACTGCAATTAACATTGG ATTTTCCTGCAGTTTGCTTCGACAGGGCATGAAGCAGATCTGTATAACTACAAATCCAGACTCAGCACCCAATGATGTCAAACAG GCCATCAAGGACAACATATTGAATCAAATCACCAATGCTACACAAATGATAAAGCTGGAGAAGGATCCTCATGCAGCATTTGCTTTAATTATTGATGGAAAAACACTGACATATGCTTTAGAAGATGACGTGAAGCACCAGTTTTTGGGACTGGCAGTTGATTGTGCATCTGTTATCTGTTGTCGGGTGTCTCCCAAGCAAAAGGCAATG GTCACAAGGTTGGTAAAAGAAGGAACTGGGAAGACCACACTCGCAATCGGAGATGGTGCCAATGATGTTGGCATGATACAAGAAGCAGATATTGGTGTTGGAATCAGTGGGGTTGAAGGTATGCAG GCAGTGATGGCTAGTGACTTCTCGATTGCACAATTTCGATTTTTGGAGCGGCTTATAGTTGTCCATGGACACTGGTGTTACAAGAGAATTGCACAGATG ATATGTTATTTCTTCTACAAGAATATAGCATTTGGCCTCACCATATTCTTTTTTGAGGCATTTACTGGCTTCTCTGGCCAATCAGTTTATGAGGACTGGTACATGATATTGTTCAATGTTGTTCTGACATCATTACCCGTCATTTCACTTGGTGTTTTTGAACAAGATGTTTCATCAGAAGTTTGTTTACAG TTTCCAGCATTGTACCAACAAGGaccaaaaaatttgttctttgatTGGTATAGAATATTGGGATGGATGGCCAATGGTGTATATTCCtccctcatcatcttcttcctcactgTCAGCATATTCTACGATCGCGCATTCCGTATTGATGGCCAGACTGCCGACATGGGTGCTGTTGGAACCACAATGTTCACTGGCATCGTCTGGGCCGTCAACTGCCAAATTGCTCTCACAATGAGTCATTTTACATGGATTCAACATCTGTTTGTATGGGGTAGCATAACCACTTGGTACATTTTCCTTGCGATATACGGCACACTTTCTCCTGACTATTCTAAGAGTGCTCACCAGTTACTGGCTGAAGCTCTTGGACCTGCGCCAATTTATTGGTCAACAACACTTTTAGTTACAGTTACATGTATTCTTCCTTATCTTGTACACATATCTTACCAAAGATGTTTTAACCCCATGGATCACCACATTATCCAAGAAATCAAACACTACAAGAAAGACATTGAGGATCAACACATGTGGACGAGGGAGAGTTCCAAAGCCAGACAAGAAACCAAGATTGGGTTCACAGCAAGAGTGGAAGCAAAGATCAGGCAATTGAAGGGAAAGTTGCAGAAAAAACAATCTTTCTTGACTGCTATGTCCCCATTACGTACATAA